AGTAGGATTTGTCCTAGTCATGTTTACCGCTTGTAATGATTCATCTGAATTAGAAATAGAAAATCAAGCATTAAGCGAACAGGTAGATAGTTTAATGACAGCATTGGATCAGCAAAAGCAGAGTTTCAGTTTTCAAACTGTTCGTCCGCTATTGCTGCCAATGAAAGCGGCAGATACGCTTGGATCTAAGTTAAACTATGCCATTTTGCTACAAGCAGCTACCATGGTTCGCGAAGGGCGAGCTCTTGATTTCAAAATTGAAGCATTTTCTAAAGCCGATAATTCTTTTGAGATACTAAATAGGAACGGATTGGATATACTAAGTATTGATTCCGACTTAGCCAATGAAGATACCATTCGATTGAAGCTCTTTTATTTTGATCCCGACTCATTAGTGCCAGGTTTTGTGTTTGAAACCGATTTAGAGCTGAATTGACTGAAGTCCTTTCGGATTTGATTTCAACTATTAACACGATGGCCCCGAGTTCAAAGCTTTCTACACTACTTATAATTAGCCTGCTTTTTGGGTTTGCCCAGGCTCAATCCATAAATGATGAATTTCAAATGGTATTGGATTCCACATTCCATTCCCACCCAAAAGCGATTGGAATTCAAGTGGCCATTGTAGCAAATGATCCAAGCTTAAACTGGAATTCGGCTGTTGGCTTTAGTTCAGTCAAAAAGCAGGAAGCATTAGGTGATTACCAAGCTTGTTTGATTGCAAGCAATACCAAAACTTATGTAGCTGCTGCGGTATTGAAATTGGTAGAATTAGGTCAGCTGAAGCTGGATGATTCTATCGGTTCCTTGTTAAGTGAGGATACCCGAAATTTACTGGAAGAGACGGGCTATAAAACTGATTCGATTAGCATTCGGAATCTACTTTCCCATAGTTCGGGAATTCGCGACTATGTAGATATCCATTATTTGGACTTGGTAAATGAAGATCCCCAATATGCTTGGTCTAGAGACGAGCAAATTGAATTGGCGATGCAAGCGGGAGGTCCACTGGCGCCTCCTAACCAGGTCTTTCAATACGGAGATATCAATTACCTTTTGGCAACGGAGATTATTGAAAGGCTGCAGGGAAAGCCCTTTTATACTGCCATTCGGGAACTTTTGGGTTTTGAGGAGTTGGGTTTGAAATCAACCTGGTTTTATCCGCTCGAAGCCTATCCAGTAGAACAGGGTTCTATAGCTCATCAATATTGGGCAGAAGCAAATTGGGATTCGGATGCGATGAATCCATCCTGGGATTTGTTTGGCGGGGGTGGATTGGCAGCGAATGCTTTTGAAATGGCCATCTTTTATCAAAAGCTGTTTAGTGCCGCTATTATTCGTGATACTAACCTTTTGGCTGAAATGACACAACCGGTGCTCCCCGAATCCAACTACGCTTTAGGTCTTCGCAGGATAGCCTTTCACGGTCGCACTGCCTATTACCATGGCGGCTTTTGGGGGACGGATGTAATGTACTTGCCCGACTATCAATTAAGCATCGCAGTAGTGTGTTTGGAAAAAGATCAAAGAGACCTAAATGCAGAGCTTAGTGAGGCCTTGGTATTGCGCATTGAGGCTTACCTTCGAAACTCGAAATAAGACAAATTGAAAAATGAAATTCGCCTACACCATTTTATACGTTCCCAATGTGCAAGAAAGCCTCAACTTTTACCAGCGGGCTTTTGGTTTTGAAATCAAGTTTGTGAGTCCGCAAGGAGATTATGGCGAACTGATTAGCGGTGAAACCACCTTGTCTTTTGCTTCCAATGAATTGGGAGAAGCTAATTTTAAGCAAGGCTTTCAAAAGGCGGATGGCCAAACAAAACCCTGGGGCGTAGAATTGGCCTTTAGCAGTGAAGAAGTAGAAGCTGATTTCCAAAGGGCATTAGAAGCTGGCGCCACTTTATACGAGGAAATCAAGCAAAAACCCTGGGGCCAGAAAGTAGGCTATTTACGAGATTTGAATGGTTTCTTGATTGAGATGTGCAGCCCGATGTAGTTTATAAGATCTAAGCGTTTCGAGAATGTCACTATACCAGACCCTGATTTCTCTCTCAAGAATTTTGCAATTAGATTTTCTGCAAAGTTTTGGGATTTACTCCATCGTGTATTTTATCCTAAGGCTTTTTTGGAAGGATGCTCGCTTAAAGGTCTTTGATGCTTATGCCGTAAAAGCCTTTGTATACTTAGGCCTGACCTGGTTTCTGCTATGGCTGATAGGCGATTTTGTTTACTATTTTCAAGTTCTCGATGAAGCGGGGCAGGAAGAGTTTCGATCCGAATTAGTGGGCAAATATTTCTTTCTTTTTTGGCTTCAGGCACTCCTTTGGTTACTCATCACGCAGGCCTTTCGCTGGAAGAGACTCTCTCGGTATTTATTGATCAGGATATTGGCAGGCTTAAGTTTTGTA
The Croceimicrobium hydrocarbonivorans genome window above contains:
- a CDS encoding serine hydrolase domain-containing protein: MAPSSKLSTLLIISLLFGFAQAQSINDEFQMVLDSTFHSHPKAIGIQVAIVANDPSLNWNSAVGFSSVKKQEALGDYQACLIASNTKTYVAAAVLKLVELGQLKLDDSIGSLLSEDTRNLLEETGYKTDSISIRNLLSHSSGIRDYVDIHYLDLVNEDPQYAWSRDEQIELAMQAGGPLAPPNQVFQYGDINYLLATEIIERLQGKPFYTAIRELLGFEELGLKSTWFYPLEAYPVEQGSIAHQYWAEANWDSDAMNPSWDLFGGGGLAANAFEMAIFYQKLFSAAIIRDTNLLAEMTQPVLPESNYALGLRRIAFHGRTAYYHGGFWGTDVMYLPDYQLSIAVVCLEKDQRDLNAELSEALVLRIEAYLRNSK
- a CDS encoding VOC family protein; its protein translation is MKFAYTILYVPNVQESLNFYQRAFGFEIKFVSPQGDYGELISGETTLSFASNELGEANFKQGFQKADGQTKPWGVELAFSSEEVEADFQRALEAGATLYEEIKQKPWGQKVGYLRDLNGFLIEMCSPM